The genomic segment TGGCACCGGGCTGCACCGGCGCGCTCGGCTGGTAGCCACGCTGCGCCAGGTCGGCCAGCGACCAGGTGGGCATCCACTCGGTCGGGTTGAACTCCTCGCGCCCCGGCGCCAGCGTGGCCGGCACGGCGACCTGGCCGCCACGCACCCAGCCGCCCTTCTTCACGAAGTAGTTGGCGATGGACGAGAACACGTCGTCATAGCTGTTGAACAGGTCACGGCGGCCATCGCCGTTACCGTCCACCGCGTAATCGAGATAGCTGGACGGCATGAACTGGCCCATGCCCATCGCACCGGCATAGCTGCCCTTGAGCGTGGTGATGTCCAGCTTCTCTTCGCGGCCCAGTTCGAACAGCTTGGCCAGTTCGTCGCGGAAGAACAGCTCGCGGCGCACTTCGCGTTCCAGCTTGGCCGGATCGCCGCTGCGCGGGTAGTAGAACGCCAGCGTGTACAGCGCATCCAGCACGCGATGGCTGCCGGCATTCTTGCCGTAACTGGTTTCCACGCCGATGATCGCCACGATCACTTCGGCCGGCACGCCGGTACGCTGCTGCACGCGATCAAGCTCGGCGCGATGCTGCGCCAGGAACGCGCGGCCGCCGTCGATACGCGCCTTGCTGATGAACATCGGCCGGTACTCGTTCCACGGCTTGACCCGTTCGGCCGGGCGCGACATGGCAGCAATGATCGGCTGGCGCACCTGCGCCTGGTCGAGCACGCTGCTGATCTGCTCCGGCTTCAGGCCATAGCGCTTGGCGGTATCGGCAATGAAGCGGGCCCGCGCGACCTCGAACGGCACCGGGGTGAGATCGACCGGCGGCGCGGTGGCCGCAGTGGCTTCGGGCGCGGCCTCGGCCGGGCCATGGGCCTTGCTGGCGGGCTGGCGCGGCGTACTGCTGGCCTGGGGCGAAGACGGTGGGGACTTCGGCTGGGTCGCGCAGGCGACCAGGCCGAGGGTGAGCATGCAGGCCAGAGTGCGTCGAATCATCGTCGCAGGTTAGCAGGTCATGGATGAATTAAAACCCCTAACACCATGAATCACAACGATTTGCCCGCGTTCAGTGGGAAATGTGAAGACGTCGTGATCGACCCACCCCATTCAGATAGAGGTTGCCGGTTGCGCCCCCATCCCCGCAGACGCAACCGGCGACCGGATCCGGTCGGTACCTTGCGCGGCTGCCGCTCCCCAGTGGCAGTACCCCGCGCTCCCTGTACCCGTTGGATCAGTACTGCTTCCCGCCCGACGCCCCCTCGCGCTGCAACGATTGACGGCGCGCCGTGCCGAACGGGCCGCCATTGTGCAGGCCGATTACGACAAGTCCATTGATCAGGATCAACGCAGCGTAAAAGTGTGAACCGGATTACATTTTTATGGACTTCGGTCAGTGGCAATGCAGCTGCGGGCTGCTGTGAGAACGCTTCCACAACGGGCGTTGCGCAGAGTCAGGAAATTTCCAGCCAACGGCGCAGCCCCTCGTGGGTGGGTTGGATTTGTCGCAGAAAGCAGAAGCAGCGAGTGGGTCGGTCGGGTCGGGTCAGCGGGGGACGCCGTGAACCCATCCTTGGGGGCTTGGCAGCCACATCCATGCGGCTGACAC from the Stenotrophomonas maltophilia genome contains:
- the mltB gene encoding lytic murein transglycosylase B encodes the protein MIRRTLACMLTLGLVACATQPKSPPSSPQASSTPRQPASKAHGPAEAAPEATAATAPPVDLTPVPFEVARARFIADTAKRYGLKPEQISSVLDQAQVRQPIIAAMSRPAERVKPWNEYRPMFISKARIDGGRAFLAQHRAELDRVQQRTGVPAEVIVAIIGVETSYGKNAGSHRVLDALYTLAFYYPRSGDPAKLEREVRRELFFRDELAKLFELGREEKLDITTLKGSYAGAMGMGQFMPSSYLDYAVDGNGDGRRDLFNSYDDVFSSIANYFVKKGGWVRGGQVAVPATLAPGREEFNPTEWMPTWSLADLAQRGYQPSAPVQPGATATPITLEGSTGKQYWLGFQNYYAITRYNLSKMYAMAVFQLSQAIAGQELPPA